A window of Methanoregula sp. genomic DNA:
ATCCTTGCGGTGATCTTTTTGTTCGTTTTTGCAATCTGGCTCCATATCTGGGTCTACCTGGCCGGCGGGCGAAAAGGATACATGGATACCGTAAAAGCCCTTGCTTATGGTTCAACGCCGGGCATGATCATCGGCTGGATCCCCATTATCGGACCGTTTATCGGCGGCATCTGGACATTGGTGCTTGAAGTGCTGAGCGTCCGGGAAATTCACCAGATATCGACCGAACGTGCAGTCATTGCCGTCATCCTTGCTGTAATTATCCCGATCATTATCATGCTGCTTTTCCTTGCAGCAGTCCTTTCGACAATGATGAGCGGAGCCACAATGATGCCGGGAAAGTACTAATTCTTCATCTTTTTTTAATCGACATTTCATTATTCAGCCTGATGCTCACATTATGTGAGGTTTTTATTTTCCCAATCTATTCTAAAAAAAGGGTGTCTTGTCTTGCAACTGCTTACCTGAGTTGTTTACTTTCCCAAGCATAAACGCACTCATCTGTTGCAAGTGCTTCCTGGTACTCTTCTCCGTTTACAGGTTCATAAAGAGCGGGATATCGTGTATGGACTGCATATTCTGTCAGATCCACGGTTGATTTCAAACGTCCGGCACAGGTTTTTCTTACATGAATAGTAATCGTACTTGTGTGTACCGATTCTTGTGCGTACCGATAAAAACAAACCTTTCTTTTTTAGGAACGTGGGGAAATATTTATTATATCATATACTGTTAAAAGAAATATACTAGTTACATCTTATCATCGAATATAATATCTAGTACAAATCCTGCACGGACAGCAGGTTACCCGGAGCAAAAAGTCTCCCCATGCATCATCGCAGACGTTTATGCAGCACGCTGTATCTTTTTAGAAAGGAGCGGAAAAGAAGTGCAGGAAATAAACACGGATGGGAAGATGAGCGGTACCGGAATAGTACACGAAATGTTACGGGTCTGATGAGCGCATTATGACAAGAAAACTGATGCTGATACCGATCGTTCACAGCGAGAAAGAGATGGGGTCATTAAAGAGCGACATCTCTGAGATGATCGACCGGAAATTCGGGAAAGAGAGACGGGATCAACACCGCAAGGATGTAGCGCTTTTCTGGGAAAACCTCCGCACGATCATAAATGCCGTTGTCGCCAATCTCGATGGCACTGCCATCAGGATATACCAGGATGGTATCCCCATCGGGGGTGAGATCGGCGCAAAACTCGTTGCTATGGGCGCAAAGGACGGCGTTCCCAACCACCAGATCGTCCTCTCCATCATCGAGCATGGCGGAGTGCTGGAGAAGACCGAGAGTCCGGCTCTCTTAAAAGAAGAGTATGAGATCATCAAAGCGATCGTGAACGCAAAGACGGACCCGGAACGGGAAGCACTGAGTGAGAAGCATAAGCACCGGCTCTATGATCTAACCCTCGAACGGGACAAGTACATCGCACAGCGGATCGAAGAATCCTTAAAGGACGGGCAGTACGGGCTGCTCTTTATCGGGGCAACGCACGATGTCGCACCGAACATAAACCCGGATATCGACCTGTTCATCTGTAACTTTGTTCTGGATGATATCCTGGCATGGCTGAAAAGAGGCAGTGCGGACAGGGTTGTTGCGCAGGGAAAAAAAGTCCCGTGAGATGGAATCCTTATGTCATGGTTACAGCGGATAATCGATCGCGATCCAAATGATGCAGTTACTGTTCCGGATGATCCGGAAATGACAGGAGGGATCGATCCCGGCCTGGAATCCCCCCTCTTTTCAGAAGTGTCCGTTTCCCCTGTATCACCCCCGGATACTGATGCAGTCCCCTGTCCTGATATCCATACCCGTACGGGTAAATCAATTTTTATCGTGGAAGATGAAGTGATTGTAGCCAATGATATAAAGGAGACATTAACAAACCTGGGATATGATGTTACGGGCATTGCGAAATCCGGAGAGGACGCGCTGGAAAAAGTTGAAGAACTCAGGCCCGATCTCGTGCTCATGGATATTCACCTTGCCACCGCAATGGACGGGATCGAGGCTGCAGGAATAATCCATACGCGCTTTGATATCCCGGTCATCTATCTCACCGCTTATGCCGATAAGGCGCTTCTTGACCGGGCAAAAGTCACCGAGCCGTTCGGGTATGTCATCAAACCCTTCGATGAGCGGGAACTCCAGTCAACAATCGAGATCGCATTCTATAAGCATAAACACGATCTGCAGATCCGTGAAGCATACGGGGAACTGGAACTGCGTATTGCCGAACGGACTAAAGAACTGGACCAGATCAACCGGGCAATGGCGGAAAGCGAACAGCAATACCGCAGCTTGTTTGACGAAGTCCCGATAGGCCTTTACCGCACTACCCCGTTGGGGCGGTTCCTGGATATTAACCCGGCTCTGGTATCTCTGCTGGGTTATCCGAATCGGGAAATGCTGATGAATGTCAGCGGATCTGATATATACGTGGACCCCCGGGATCGAAACCGGTGGTTGGATCTGATTAAGCGCGAAGGAATAGTGCGCGATTTCACAGTCCGGTTCCGCAAGTACGATGGAACGATTATCTGGGTACGGGATACCGGAAAAGCCGTCTATGATGACAGCGGTCATATCCTCTATTATAACGGAAATGTCGAGGACATCACCGAACGCAAGCAGGCAGAAGAAGCACTAAAACAATCCGAACGTCGGCTTATCGATATTGTCGAACACCTGCCCGATGCTACCTTCGCGATCGACAGGAACGGAACGGTCATCGCATGGAACCGGGTGATCGAGGAAATGACCGGCGTGAACAAAGAGGCGATAATCGGAAAAGGCAATTATGAGTATGCCCTCCCCTTTTACGGTGCTAAAAGACCTATACTCATCGACTGGATCCTCAACACTGGCAATAAAATCGACCCACGTGAGTACCAGAACATCAAAAAAATCGGACAGAACATTTATGCTGAGACGAAGACTGTCCTGTCAAACGGGAAGTCAGTTGCATTATGGGGTAATGCGAGCCCACTCTGCGATATAAATGGAAACCTGATTGGGGCAATCGAATCGATCCGTGACGTGACCGAACAAAAGCAGGTGGAGGAAGCGCTCCAGGCGAGCGAACAACGGTACCGGGATGTCGTCGAGGACCAGACCGAATTCATCTGCCGGTTTTTACCGGATGGAAGACTTACGTTCATCAATGAAGCCTATTGCAGTTATTTCCGGTTGAACCGGGAAGAAATTATCGGGAAACCGCATTTTGTTGTTCTTCTGCCGGATGATGCCCGACTGATGAAAACCCATCTTGCAGCACTCACGCCGGAAAATCCGGTTGCAGTGATCTCGCACAGGATTGTGATGCCATCCGGTGAAGTCTGCTGGCAGCGCTGGAGCGACCGGGCGATTTTTGACAATGAGGGTGATGTGATTGAATACCAGTCTGTCGGAAGGGATATCACCAGCCAGAAAGAGGCAGAGATCCAACTGAAAAATTACAAGGAAACCCTTGAGCAACAGGTACGTGACCGCACTTCTGAATTATCCAGAACAAACCTGAAACTGAAAAAAGAGATTGAAGACCGCAAAATAATCCAGAAAAAGTTAACCCAGTCATCCAATGAAAAAGATCTTCTGATCAGGGAGATTCATCACCGGGTCAAGAACAACCTGCAACTGATAATCGGGCTTATCGATATGACAAAGACGAGAGCGCATGAACCGATAGTCGTCTCTACGCTGACCGATATCATGACAAAAGTGCAGACCATGGGATCCATCCACACGCGATTATATGAGAGTAAACGATTCGATAAAATCAATATGAGAAAGCAGGTTCACGACCTTGTCGAAATGATATCAGGATTCTACGATCATGATCACCTCGATATCATGACAAACATCGATTGCGCAGAAATTTATCTTCCTGTTGACCAGGCAATTCCCTGTGCACTGGCGTTAAACGAGATCATCTCCAACATCCACAAACATGCATTCAAGGGGAGGAGAAATGGACTTATAGAGATCTCGTCATCCATCAAAGAGGATTTGCTCCGGTTTGTCATCCAGGACAATGGTGTCGGGGTGCCATCCGGGTTTGATATCGAAAAGAGTAATCGGCTTGGGCTCAGGCTGATGAGGACACTCGTTGAGCAGCAGTTGCACGGCAACGTTCAGATCACAGGTAAGAACGGAACTGAAGTGGTGATAGAATTTTGTATACGGCAGGAGGAGTATGGCCCGGGTACTGGTAGTTGATGACGAAGCGATCATCACGATGCAGCTCGAGGAGAAGATCAGCTCCATGGGGCATAAGGTAGTCGGCATGACATCATCCGGTGAGGATGCAATTGAAAAGGCACGGGTGACAAAACCCGACATTGTGCTGATGGATATCGTCATGCCGGGAAAGAAAAACGGCATCGATGCAGCAAAGGTGATCCACAAAGAACTGGGGATACCCGTCATCTTCATCACGTCGTATGCGGATGACAAGATCTTAGAGGAGGTAAAAAAGGTCAACCCCTACGGGTATATCGTTAAACCCTTCAACGAACTGGAACTCAAAGCAACGATCCAACTGGCGCTCTCACGGAAGAAGAGCGAGGAGAATGAACCGGGAAAGCGGGGACCCCGGAAGGAGCGGGGAGTGGATAAAGCCAGAGATGAGAGCGGTGACACCACTGAAACGGACAGTGCTATTGCACCGGAAAGTAAGACCGTGCTCCTGAACAATTTTTACCAGGGGCTGATCCTCGTCCTGTATACTCCCCCGCAGACAAACGAGGCGATTTATAAAACGTCTATTGAATATGGACTGAAAAATGGTCACCGGATATTCTTTGCCTATCACCAGTCGCGTATCCCGAAGTATTTCTATAAGGAGATCCAGACTGGCGAGATTGTCCCGCACCGGTTGAAACAAGGGAAACTCGATACAGTCATCCCCGCTATTGGGACCCTCTTTGAAGCATCGCAGGAAACCGAAAAAGCCAGGGGTTGGCAGATCCTTATGGACTTCTCAGATGTTGAGGATATTGGGGAGATCTGTGCGATCAAAGAGTATATACTCAAAATGATACCGGAAGACTCACCCGTATCGGGGATTATCGCCTTGAACATCGAGCAGTTGAGTCGTGAACAGATCGAGTCGGTATCTGCCGGCATCACAAAGGTGATTGTCTCAACTGGTGACGAAATTTCGGTTTCGATAGCGAATCATTCCTATCCCCTCGAAACCCTCTCCATCGTACCACAGGCGATGATCGATGAGATCGTGCGCAAATCATTAGAACCGCTCGTCCTCTCGATCTTAAACAGGCCCTTGTCTGGTTATGACATCGTCCACGAGATCCATAGCCGGCACAACGTGCTCATCCCGCAGTCCCGGATCTACACGATCCTGTACGAACTCGAAAGGCAGGGGATTTTAGAAGTAAAAACATCCGGCAAGTCAAAGATGTATGTCCCGACAGAGCGGGGGGGCGCGTATATCCGGCAGAAAGTGAACGAGTTCAAATTTACATTCCAGCATATCTTCGGAGGTGTGGCACATGAAGGTGAAAGTATCCGCAGCGCGAAATAAGGACATCGGACGGGGGATTGGCAGGATCGATCCAAAGACCATGGAAGAACTGGGCGCAGGTGTCGGGGACATCATGGAGATCTCCGGAAAACGGACTACCTGTGTAAAGGTGATGCCATCTTTTCCGGAAGACCGTGGGAAAGGGACGATACAGATCGACGGAATTGTGAGGAAAAATGCAACCGTAGGCATCAATGAGA
This region includes:
- a CDS encoding PAS domain S-box protein — encoded protein: MSWLQRIIDRDPNDAVTVPDDPEMTGGIDPGLESPLFSEVSVSPVSPPDTDAVPCPDIHTRTGKSIFIVEDEVIVANDIKETLTNLGYDVTGIAKSGEDALEKVEELRPDLVLMDIHLATAMDGIEAAGIIHTRFDIPVIYLTAYADKALLDRAKVTEPFGYVIKPFDERELQSTIEIAFYKHKHDLQIREAYGELELRIAERTKELDQINRAMAESEQQYRSLFDEVPIGLYRTTPLGRFLDINPALVSLLGYPNREMLMNVSGSDIYVDPRDRNRWLDLIKREGIVRDFTVRFRKYDGTIIWVRDTGKAVYDDSGHILYYNGNVEDITERKQAEEALKQSERRLIDIVEHLPDATFAIDRNGTVIAWNRVIEEMTGVNKEAIIGKGNYEYALPFYGAKRPILIDWILNTGNKIDPREYQNIKKIGQNIYAETKTVLSNGKSVALWGNASPLCDINGNLIGAIESIRDVTEQKQVEEALQASEQRYRDVVEDQTEFICRFLPDGRLTFINEAYCSYFRLNREEIIGKPHFVVLLPDDARLMKTHLAALTPENPVAVISHRIVMPSGEVCWQRWSDRAIFDNEGDVIEYQSVGRDITSQKEAEIQLKNYKETLEQQVRDRTSELSRTNLKLKKEIEDRKIIQKKLTQSSNEKDLLIREIHHRVKNNLQLIIGLIDMTKTRAHEPIVVSTLTDIMTKVQTMGSIHTRLYESKRFDKINMRKQVHDLVEMISGFYDHDHLDIMTNIDCAEIYLPVDQAIPCALALNEIISNIHKHAFKGRRNGLIEISSSIKEDLLRFVIQDNGVGVPSGFDIEKSNRLGLRLMRTLVEQQLHGNVQITGKNGTEVVIEFCIRQEEYGPGTGS
- a CDS encoding response regulator, coding for MARVLVVDDEAIITMQLEEKISSMGHKVVGMTSSGEDAIEKARVTKPDIVLMDIVMPGKKNGIDAAKVIHKELGIPVIFITSYADDKILEEVKKVNPYGYIVKPFNELELKATIQLALSRKKSEENEPGKRGPRKERGVDKARDESGDTTETDSAIAPESKTVLLNNFYQGLILVLYTPPQTNEAIYKTSIEYGLKNGHRIFFAYHQSRIPKYFYKEIQTGEIVPHRLKQGKLDTVIPAIGTLFEASQETEKARGWQILMDFSDVEDIGEICAIKEYILKMIPEDSPVSGIIALNIEQLSREQIESVSAGITKVIVSTGDEISVSIANHSYPLETLSIVPQAMIDEIVRKSLEPLVLSILNRPLSGYDIVHEIHSRHNVLIPQSRIYTILYELERQGILEVKTSGKSKMYVPTERGGAYIRQKVNEFKFTFQHIFGGVAHEGESIRSAK
- a CDS encoding YIP1 family protein; the protein is MISRCYEKAKAFLMTPVEELQKSRDDPTGFTLQYYIFIVLFNAILTALIALLLGGHGTLNTMSRMMSQLGWALPFVGAVGAILMVVVVAILAVIFLFVFAIWLHIWVYLAGGRKGYMDTVKALAYGSTPGMIIGWIPIIGPFIGGIWTLVLEVLSVREIHQISTERAVIAVILAVIIPIIIMLLFLAAVLSTMMSGATMMPGKY